Proteins found in one Hirundo rustica isolate bHirRus1 chromosome Z, bHirRus1.pri.v3, whole genome shotgun sequence genomic segment:
- the LRRC70 gene encoding leucine-rich repeat-containing protein 70 has product MSKKAKDRDMCVLQSSPPCPGAFLYIFNCFLLLLLQKEVFGCPSACQLCTGRQVSCRNAGLSSIPWNLPKTTILVYLSGNNISHVTPNDLRGLQKLAALYMDNSSILYVHPKAFVELPKLCYLHLNSNNIKRLDPGIFEGLSNLRCLYLQNNQIAFLPRGLFTDLPSVRYLTLQRNRLNVLGSGTFWGMISLQTLNLANNKISRISDSAFHHLENLAYLFLEGNNLTLVPSNAIGRLKNLERLSLSHNPIGSIQPFAFKGLNKLRYLSLKNVKLKCVSVNGFFGLNNLSQLILSYNDLENINSSTFTLLNNLMYLQLDRNKIASIGDGTFEKMGQSLKVLSLAFNNITELQPEVLKPLVSLTHLQVHSNPWNCSCKMLALLNWLASSSVSAKIHCQNPQSMRGRPLHSVKWAWFSNCTGRAASPGSALSWGSLGVRRSATTLLMAWHKGSRHYTLEQSVTAETKYIAFWEGTTVTSSTPLLYEEYAVEMPSQAATVSPTVTVQILGETTPTNRNVEEGRLFTTDPAPVSLKTTLICTQQVEKLNQAFDILLAFFILACAVILFLTCKIIQFRQKLKVLENSGEKSIEYYGFYQPGRYNITDSVQSLTRKSVEHSELDQIRLLKRTASESQAQVILFEHSSL; this is encoded by the coding sequence ATGAGTAAGAAGGCCAAAGACAGGGATATGTGTGTTCTGCAAAGTTCTCCACCCTGCCCAGGAGCATTCCTGTAtatatttaattgttttcttttgttgctgcTCCAGAAGGAGGTTTTTGGCTGTCCATCTGCTTgtcagctctgcacagggagaCAAGTTAGCTGTCGTAATGCAGGGCTTTCGAGCATCCCTTGGAATCTTCCAAAAACAACAATTCTTGTTTACCTCAGTGGAAATAATATATCCCATGTCACTCCAAATGATCTAAGAGGCCTTCAGAAGCTTGCTGCACTCTACATGGATAATTCCAGTATTTTGTATGTACACCCAAAAGCTTTTGTGGAACTCCCCAAACTGTGCTACTTGCATCTAAATAGCAATAATATTAAACGCCTGGATCCAGGAATCTTTGAAGGCCTTTCCAATCTTCGTTGTTTATACCTTCAGAATAATCAAATAGCTTTTCTTCCCAGAGGATTATTTACCGATCTTCCTTCTGTTAGATATTTAACACTTCAAAGAAATCGTCTCAATGTACTTGGAAGTGGGACTTTCTGGGGAATGATAAGTCTCCAAACACTAAACTTGGCAAATAATAAGATTTCACGGATATCAGATTCAGCATTTCATCATCTTGAAAATCTTGCATATTTGTTTCTTGAAGGTAACAACTTAACACTTGTGCCATCAAATGCTATTGGAAGGCTCAAAAATCTTGAAAGACTTTCTTTGTCTCACAATCCCATTGGATCAATTCAGCCTTTTGCATTTAAAGGACTTAACAAGCTTAGATATCTGTCTTTGAAAAATGTCAAGctaaaatgtgtttctgtaaatggattttttggaTTAAACAACCTTAGCCAGCTAATCTTAAGTTATAATGatttagaaaatataaattccAGCACTTTTACTTTATTGAACAATCTGATGTATCTACAGctggacagaaataaaatagcCAGTATTGGCGACGGTACCTTTGAAAAAATGGGACAGTCACTTAAAGTACTCAGTTTAGCATTTAATAATATCACAGAGTTACAACCTGAAGTGCTCAAACCCTTGGTATCTTTAACTCATCTGCAGGTACATTCTAATCCTTGGAACTGCAGCTGCAAAATGCTTGCGTTACTTAATTGGCTAGCATCATCTTCTGTTTCTGCAAAAATCCACTGTCAGAATCCCCAGAGTATGCGTGGTAGACCTTTGCATTCTGTGAAGTGGGCTTGGTTTTCAAACTGCACTGGCCGCGCTGCCAGCCCGggctctgccctgagctggggATCCCTCGGGGTGCGTCGCAGCGCTACCACTCTGCTGATGGCCTGGCATAAAGGGAGCAGACACTACACATTGGAACAGTCCGTCACTGCAGAAACTAAGTATATTGCTTTCTGGGAAGGAACTACAGTTACGTCTTCTACCCCATTGCTTTATGAGGAATATGCTGTTGAAATGCCATCACAGGCAGCTACAGTGTCACCAACAGTAACAGTGCAAATACTAGGAGAAACTACACCTACTAATAGAAATGTAGAAGAAGGACGGTTGTTTACAACAGATCCTGCTCCTGTGTCATTAAAAACTACCCTGATTTGTACACAACAGGTCGAAAAGCTGAATCAAGCTTTTGATATTTTACTAGCCTTTTTCATTCTGGCTTGTGCTGTTATCCTGTTTTTAACCTGTAAAATTATTCAGTTTAGGCAGAAACTAAAGGTGCTGGAAAACTCAGGGGAAAAGAGTATAGAATATTATGGCTTTTATCAGCCTGGCAGATACAACATAACTGACTCAGTGCAGTCTCTAACTCGGAAATCAGTGGAACATTCAGAACTGGACCAAATAAGGCTGCTCAAGCGAACAGCATCAGAAAGTCAGGCACAGGTCATCTTGTTTGAACATTCATCATTGTAA